From the Candidatus Methylomirabilota bacterium genome, the window ATGGCCGGCGATCAGCTCGGCGAGATGCTCGAACACCGGCGGCCACACCAGAGTGGTCGCGATGCCCACGCCGATCAGGAACACGATCAGGCAGCGGGAGATCTTCATGTCCTTCTTGCGAAACGCGAGGTGCAGCACGGCCCAGCTGCCGAGCCACGCGATCAACGCGAGCGTCTCCTTGCCCGAATAGGGCCCGATCCCGTCGGCGCCCGGCATCCAGAGTTTGCCGACCCAGTGCACCCATGCGTTGAACCCCGCGAACGCCGCGGTGAAGAGGTTCACCACCGCGAGGGTCAGCATCCCGAACATGGCCGACGCGAGCGCGGCGGCGGCGACACCGCCCGGCACCCACTCACGCGCCGGCCGCCCGATCACCTCCACATCTCTCCGCTCGTTCATCTCGTCTCCACCGCTGTCAGCGTCATAGCTGCCCCTCCCCTCACGCGGGCTTCAGCTTGGTGACCGCGGCGCCCAGACCGAAGGCGACCACGAGATAGAAGAACGCGAGCCCGATCAACGCGGCGATCGTGTAGCGGAGCCAGGGCCGCTCGAGCACCTGCGTGCCGTACTTCGTGAGCAGGAACGCGGCGCACACCATGAGCGGCAGCGTGAAGAGCCCGGTGAACTCCTTGAACTCGAAGAAGATCTTGTGCACCGGCGGCACGTTCGTCACGAAGTACGAGCGGGGACTGTCCGGAACGGGCGCCCGGTAGTAGATGTAGAGCCAGTTGCCGAAGCAGATGGCGAGGAACGAGAAGGTCGCCGCCACCGTGGCGAGCAGCTGCAGGTCGGCGAACGCGCGGATGCGGCCCGTCAGGAGCCGCCAGCCGAGGTAGAGCCCGATCGTGCCGACGAACAGGTAGAGGAACGCCGTCATCCCGTGGAGCGCCGCGGGCACTGCGCCGGCGCCGGCGCCGAGCAGCTTCGTGAACGGCGCCGTGGCCAGCGTGAACGCCAGCGCGCTCCCGATCATGATCGCCACCACCGCGATCAGCGACCGCGGCGAGGCTTCCCGCATCTCGTGGTTCTCGTGCAGCACACTCATCGTCGACCTTCCTCCTGGCGGCAGCTGTTCCTTGCTCTTCCGTGCGTCGTCCACGCTCCTCCATCGTTCACGACGACGCGAGGCGGTGTCAAGGAGGCGGGTTTCAGCCGTGGCGGCGCCACGGAAGCGCATCCTGGCGTGGCGGGCAGACGGTCTCGAGTGCTGATGACCGAACATCGGGGCGCCAGTTGGCGACGACTCAGAACTCGATGCGCGCGCCGAGCTCGACGACGCGATTTGGCGGGATGTTGAAGAAGTCGGTCGCCGCACTCGCGTTGCGCGCCATGAAGCTGAACAGACGCTTCCGCCACCGCATCATCGGGGCTGGGCCGGTCGGTAGCAGTCGCGAGCTGTCCACGTAGTAGGTCGTCTCCTCCGCCTGCGCCCTGATGCCGCGGTCGGCGCAGATGGCGAGAATCTCCCGCGCGTCCGGCCGTTCCATGAAACCGTAGTATGCCCGGACGCGATGGAATCCCTGCGGCAGCGCCTCGGTGGTCACGCGCTTGTCGTGCTCCACCTCCGGCACCTCCTCGGTGATGATCGAGAGCAGGATGATCTTCTCGTGGAGGGTCTTGTTGTACATGAGGTGGCGCTGCAGGACCAGCGGCGCGCCCTCGACGTCGTGGGCCAGGAAGACCGCCGTGCCGCGCACGCGCGGTGGCTTCGTACGCTCCACCTCATCGAGGAAGCGATCCATCGGGACCGCGACCTGCGCCAGGAACCTCCGGAGGAGGTCGGTTCCACGATTCCAGGTACTCATGAGCAGAAAGACGCCGCCGCCGATCGCGAGCGGCACCCAGCCGCCATGCGCGATCTTGACGATGTTGGCTCCGAAGAACGCGACGTCGATCGCGAGGAATGCGCCGGCCAGCGCGCCCGCCCGCACCGCCGACCAGTGCCAGCGCTCTCGCGCAATGACGTAGAACAGCACCGTCGTCACCGCCATCGTTCCGGTCACGGCGACGCCGTACGCGCCCCCCAGGGCGCTCGACGACTCGAAGCCGAGGACGAGCAGCAAGCAACCGATCATCAGGGCCGTGTTCACTTCCGGGATGTAGATCTGTCCTGGCTCCGACCGCGACGTATGAACGATCGAGACGCGGGGGCTGTAGTGGAGCTGCACGCATTGCTGCGTCAACGAGAACGCGCCGGAGATGAGGGCTTGTGACGCGACGACGGTGGCGAGCGTCGCGATCGCGACGAGCGGGTAGAGAAAGGAACGCGGCGCCAAGAGGTAGAACGGGTTCTGGACCGCGTCGGGAACGCGCAGCACCAGGGCGCCCTGCCCGAAATAGTTGAGCAGGAGCGCAGGGAACACGACCCCGAACCAGACCAGGCGGATGGGTGTGCGGCCGAAGTGCCCCATGTCCGCGTACAGCGCTTCCGCCCCGGTCACGGCGAGCACGACCGAGCCGAGCACAAGGAAGCCGGCGACGCCGTGTTCCAGGAAGAACTGAACGCCGTACCACGGGTTCAGCGCGAGCAGAATCGCCGGCTCGCGAACGATCTCGAGGGTCCCGAGCGTCGCGATCGTGCCGAACCACACGAGCATGATCGGGCCGAAGACGCTGCCCACCCTCGCCGTCCCGTACTTCTGGACGAAAAACAGCAGGAAGAGGATGAGCAGGGTAGCCGGGAGCACGTAGGGTTTGAACGCCGGTGTGGCGATCTCGAGACCTTCGGCGGCGCTGAGCACGGAGATTGCCGGCGTGATGACGCCGTCGCCGTACAGCAGGGCAGCGCCGAAGAGCCCCAGCGCGAGGAGGACACGCCGACGCCGCTTCTGGCGCAGCAGGGCGAGCAGGGCCACGACGCCGCCTTCGCCGTGGTTGTCCAAGCGCATGACGACGATGATGTACTTCACGCTGACGATCAGGATCAACGACCAGACGATGAGCGACAGCACGCCGTAGACGGTGGAGCCCGTCGGCACCAGCCCGTACTCGGCGTTGAAGCACGCCCTGAGCGCGTAGAGAGGGCTCGTACCGATGTCGCCGTACACGACGCCGAGGGTGGTCAACGAGAGGGCCGCAAGGCGCGATCCTGTCGGGCTCGGTTCCGCAGCCGGGCGATGCCGTGATCGTGCGGTCCTGCGATCGGCTGGGAGTTGCGGGTTTGCGTCGTGAACGCTCGTCCTCACACCGATTACAGGATACTTGACGACGGCAGTTCGTCGAAGCAAAACACCCAGGATCTAGATGTTCATCGGTCTCCTAAGTTCGTTCAGCGTCCTAGCCACTCGCGAGGCGACGGCGCATCCGCTCGAGCTGCCCCTCGAGGCTTCTGTCCAACAGCACGCTGCCGCTCCCCGATGCGCTCCTGCACGCGTTGGTGAAACGCGTTTGGTGCTCAGCAAGCTTCAGCCCCGGAGACACGCGAGGCCGCCCGAGAACGTCCTCGCGGAACGTAAGGAGAATCCTGGTCTCATTCGCGAACATTGCCACCGCCGCCTCTCTTGAAGGGTTCGAACCCCTCGGCGCGAGCCGAGGGGGGAGCGGGTCACGTTCCTAAGCGTGCGCGACCTGCGCGGGCCAGATCTTGCGCTGGAGCGTGATCATGAGGGCCGCCCCGACGAACGCGGCAATACCTGTCCCGCCCCAACCCGCCTCCGGCGCCCCCAGGGTTTGGAAGATCCAGCTCCCCACGACGCTCCCGCCGAGACCGAAGATGATGTCCCAGAGCAGCCCGTACCCTCCGCCCTTCATGGCGATCCCGGCCAGCCAGCCGCTCATCAGTCCGACGAGAACCGACGCCCCGAACATTTCGAAATGCATGGCTCGTCCTCCTTGACCGGGTGCTCCGACCCACCCCCCGCGATCTCGCTTGACTTACTCCTTATATCATTATATAAGTTATATATCAAATAAAGATTATATAAGTCTAGACGCGAGCCGGGTGTCCGGTCAGGAGTCGGCTGGGCCGGCAGGGGGTGGTGATGTTCACGAATAAGACGAAAGTCCTCCTCATTCTCACGCAGGACGTCCTGGACCGGGCTCGGGTCTTGGCGGGGAAGGCGACGACCGCGCTCAAGCTCCCGGTGAGCGTCCAGATCGTCCTCCGGGCCCTCATCGAAGTGGGGCTGAAGCCAGATAACCACCCGGCTCTCCTCGCCAACGTTGAGGGTCAGGCCAAGGCGGTCCGCCACCAGCGGAGCGTGGCGGGTCGAGCAGGACTGAGTGGGAATTGACCGCAGAGGCGCAGACGTTTCCCGAGACTGAGTAAACAACGAGAGACCGAAGAGGAGAGCACCATGAACACCATGCTTCGCTGGTCGCCGGCCCGGCAGTTCCACTTCCACAACGACGTCGACGACCTAGCCGAGAGGTTCTTCGGCGGCGCCACGGATGAGGCGGCTCAGCGTCCCTCGTGGCTTCCCGCCGCGGACGGGCGGATGGAGGACGGCATCTACGTCATCCAGCTCGCCCTCCCCGGCGTGGATCCGAAGGACGTGCAGGTGTCCGTGATGGACAACGTCCTCACCGTCAAGGGCGAGCGCAAGGCCGATCACGACACCGCGGGCAAGGACTATTTCGTCCGCGAGGTGGTGTACGGCGCGTTCCAGCGGAATTTCGCCCTTCCTGAAGGCGTCGACGCCGCCCAGGTGGAGGCGAAGTACGAGAAGGGAATGCTCGAGGTGAGGGTCCCCGCGCCGCAAGCCGCGACGCCGAGGACGATCGAAGTCAAGGCCGCCTGATCGAGGCCGAGACGACGAGGGGGCTACGGGTCGTCCCGTAACCCCCTCATCTTTTGGAGCGGGCGACCGGATTCGAACCGGCGACGTCCAGCTTGGGAATTTTCCCGCTCCCTCTCCCGAATTATCGCGCGATCTCATAAATCCGCAGCTTGCGGCCCCCCACCTGGGTCGCGTGACTCTCGATGACACCCCGTTATACCGCCTCATGGGCAGCATCGTGGGCAGTACGGCTTGGACAGAATATCGAACTTCTAATCCGAGGGTCGCAGGTTCGACTCCTGCCAGGCGCACCACCAGATCACAGACACAGCGGAGACAGAACGGAGACAGCACACGCCGCCGGGCGCGTGATCTCGCCTCGATGCAATCAACGGGGCGCCGGCCATGACGGCCGCCATCTACGGCCGCGTCTCGACCCTCGATCAGGATCCGACCGCGCAGGTCGAGCAGCTCAGGACGTACTGCCAGGCGCGAGGGTGGGATTCCCACGAATACGTGGATCATGGCGTGAGCGGTGGGAGGCAGCGGCGTCCGGGCCTCGACGCGCTGTTGCAGGACGTCCGTAGGCGCAAGGTGAGCCTGGTCGTGTGTACGAAGCTCGATCGCTTGGCGCGTTCTCTCGAGCACCTGGTCGCCCTCGGCGGGGAGTTCAAGGCACTCGGCATCGACCTTGTGGTGCT encodes:
- a CDS encoding potassium transporter Kup; translated protein: MTTLGVVYGDIGTSPLYALRACFNAEYGLVPTGSTVYGVLSLIVWSLILIVSVKYIIVVMRLDNHGEGGVVALLALLRQKRRRRVLLALGLFGAALLYGDGVITPAISVLSAAEGLEIATPAFKPYVLPATLLILFLLFFVQKYGTARVGSVFGPIMLVWFGTIATLGTLEIVREPAILLALNPWYGVQFFLEHGVAGFLVLGSVVLAVTGAEALYADMGHFGRTPIRLVWFGVVFPALLLNYFGQGALVLRVPDAVQNPFYLLAPRSFLYPLVAIATLATVVASQALISGAFSLTQQCVQLHYSPRVSIVHTSRSEPGQIYIPEVNTALMIGCLLLVLGFESSSALGGAYGVAVTGTMAVTTVLFYVIARERWHWSAVRAGALAGAFLAIDVAFFGANIVKIAHGGWVPLAIGGGVFLLMSTWNRGTDLLRRFLAQVAVPMDRFLDEVERTKPPRVRGTAVFLAHDVEGAPLVLQRHLMYNKTLHEKIILLSIITEEVPEVEHDKRVTTEALPQGFHRVRAYYGFMERPDAREILAICADRGIRAQAEETTYYVDSSRLLPTGPAPMMRWRKRLFSFMARNASAATDFFNIPPNRVVELGARIEF
- a CDS encoding GlsB/YeaQ/YmgE family stress response membrane protein; the encoded protein is MHFEMFGASVLVGLMSGWLAGIAMKGGGYGLLWDIIFGLGGSVVGSWIFQTLGAPEAGWGGTGIAAFVGAALMITLQRKIWPAQVAHA
- a CDS encoding Hsp20/alpha crystallin family protein — translated: MNTMLRWSPARQFHFHNDVDDLAERFFGGATDEAAQRPSWLPAADGRMEDGIYVIQLALPGVDPKDVQVSVMDNVLTVKGERKADHDTAGKDYFVREVVYGAFQRNFALPEGVDAAQVEAKYEKGMLEVRVPAPQAATPRTIEVKAA
- a CDS encoding recombinase family protein, which codes for MTAAIYGRVSTLDQDPTAQVEQLRTYCQARGWDSHEYVDHGVSGGRQRRPGLDALLQDVRRRKVSLVVCTKLDRLARSLEHLVALGGEFKALGIDLVVL